The proteins below come from a single Polynucleobacter sp. MWH-UH23A genomic window:
- the ligA gene encoding NAD-dependent DNA ligase LigA: MSSKSPTNLAERYAFLQAELARLEHAYYVLDNPLLPDIEYDKLYRELLDIEAVHPEWVTSESLSQRVGGVALKEFDSVTHEVPMLSLNNAFEEAELVAFDRRCREGLHADHVAYAGELKFDGLAISLRYENGSLVRAATRGDGASGEDVTANIKTIRAIPLKLTGKDLPKVLEVRGEVFMYLKDFQKMNQQAAASGEKEFANPRNAAAGSLRQLDSKITAKRPLSFFAYGLGALEPQSWLPKTHEELLNKYVELGLPVCSERKVLHSVQEILDFYNAIGAKRDELPYDIDGVVYKVNSFAEQAKLGYVSRAPRFALAHKYPAQEALTTVLGIDVQVGRTGAITPVARLAPVEVGGVTVTNATLHNEDEVRRKDVRIGDTVSVRRAGDVIPEVVSVVKDRRPSDAKEFQMPTRCPVCDSHIERLADEAVARCSGGLFCGAQRKQALIHFAHRRAMDIEGLGEKIVDQLVDQNLVRTPADLYRLGFTALANLERMGEKSADNLIQAINQSRNTTLARFIFALGIRHVGETTAKDLANHFQSMHALMDATTEELLSVKDVGPVVAESITSFMEEAHNREVIEQLLASGMQLAVEEKVISAAVAGKTFVLTGTFPTMTRDEAKDLLEKAGAKVAGSVSKKTDYVVAGADAGSKLAKAEELGVPVIDEAGMLDLLK; this comes from the coding sequence TTGTCGTCCAAAAGTCCGACAAATTTAGCGGAGCGTTATGCATTTCTGCAAGCAGAATTGGCTCGCTTAGAGCATGCCTATTACGTTCTTGATAATCCCTTATTGCCAGATATTGAGTACGACAAACTCTATCGCGAGCTACTAGATATTGAAGCAGTCCATCCTGAATGGGTGACCTCTGAATCTTTATCTCAGCGTGTTGGAGGTGTTGCGTTAAAAGAGTTTGACTCGGTAACGCATGAAGTGCCAATGCTGTCTCTCAATAATGCATTTGAAGAAGCAGAGTTAGTTGCATTTGATCGTCGCTGTCGTGAAGGTTTGCACGCCGATCACGTGGCTTATGCTGGCGAACTTAAGTTTGATGGCCTTGCAATTTCCTTGCGTTATGAGAATGGGTCTTTAGTGCGCGCCGCCACTCGTGGGGATGGTGCTAGCGGTGAGGATGTCACAGCCAATATCAAAACGATTCGCGCTATTCCATTGAAGTTGACTGGTAAAGACCTTCCTAAGGTCTTAGAGGTGCGTGGCGAGGTATTTATGTACCTCAAAGATTTCCAAAAAATGAATCAACAGGCTGCTGCCTCAGGTGAAAAAGAATTTGCGAATCCTCGCAATGCAGCTGCTGGTAGTTTGCGCCAGTTGGATTCCAAAATTACGGCTAAACGACCACTCTCATTCTTTGCCTATGGCCTTGGTGCACTTGAGCCACAATCTTGGCTCCCAAAAACGCATGAAGAACTGCTAAATAAATATGTTGAATTAGGTTTGCCTGTTTGCTCTGAGCGCAAGGTATTGCATTCCGTTCAAGAAATCCTCGACTTCTACAATGCTATTGGGGCTAAGCGCGATGAATTGCCTTATGACATAGATGGCGTTGTCTATAAAGTGAATTCATTTGCAGAGCAAGCTAAGTTGGGCTATGTCTCCAGAGCGCCTCGATTTGCATTGGCGCATAAGTATCCCGCTCAAGAGGCACTCACAACCGTTTTAGGAATAGACGTTCAAGTCGGGCGTACAGGAGCGATTACGCCGGTAGCGCGTCTAGCCCCAGTAGAGGTGGGGGGCGTTACTGTTACCAATGCCACACTGCACAATGAAGATGAGGTTAGGCGTAAGGATGTTCGGATCGGTGATACGGTTTCCGTAAGGCGAGCAGGCGATGTGATTCCCGAGGTGGTATCGGTTGTTAAAGATCGTCGTCCTAGTGATGCCAAAGAATTTCAGATGCCAACCCGTTGTCCAGTATGTGACTCTCATATTGAGCGCCTGGCAGATGAAGCTGTTGCTCGTTGTAGTGGTGGTTTATTTTGCGGCGCCCAGCGCAAACAAGCGCTTATTCACTTCGCCCACAGAAGGGCGATGGATATCGAAGGATTGGGTGAAAAGATCGTGGATCAATTAGTTGATCAAAACTTAGTCAGAACGCCGGCAGATCTCTATCGCTTGGGTTTCACCGCTTTAGCTAATCTTGAGCGCATGGGTGAGAAGTCTGCTGATAATCTTATACAGGCAATCAATCAGTCTAGAAATACAACTTTAGCAAGATTCATCTTTGCCTTGGGTATTCGCCACGTTGGTGAAACTACGGCTAAAGATTTAGCGAATCACTTTCAGTCTATGCATGCATTAATGGATGCAACTACAGAAGAGTTACTCAGCGTTAAAGATGTAGGCCCCGTCGTTGCTGAGTCCATCACAAGCTTTATGGAAGAAGCCCATAATCGCGAAGTTATTGAGCAACTTTTAGCCTCAGGCATGCAACTTGCGGTAGAGGAGAAGGTGATCAGCGCCGCCGTGGCTGGAAAGACCTTTGTTCTGACGGGTACATTCCCAACCATGACACGTGATGAAGCTAAAGACTTGCTTGAAAAAGCGGGTGCAAAAGTAGCTGGCTCAGTATCGAAGAAAACCGACTACGTCGTTGCTGGTGCCGATGCAGGCAGCAAGCTCGCCAAAGCAGAAGAGTTGGGTGTGCCAGTGATTGATGAAGCGGGTATGCTTGATCTCTTGAAGTAA